In Aerococcaceae bacterium zg-252, the genomic window CGTGCTAAGCGTGCACAAGTTGAATTGCGTGAAAGCAAGAAAAAAGTAACTTTAGATAACTTATTTGAGAGCTTACAAGAGGGTGAGCTAAAATCAGTTAATGTTATCATTAAAGGTGACGTACAAGGTTCTGTTGAAGCATTGAGTGCATCACTTCAAAAAATTGAAGTGGAAGGTGTTCGTGTCAATACGATTCACCAAGCCGTTGGGGCAATTAATGAAAGTGATGTGTCATTAGCAGCTGCATCAGGTGCAATTGTTATCGGATTTAACGTACGACCTACACCACAAGCTCGTGCTCAAGCTGAGCAAGATGAGATTGATATTCGTTTACACCGTATCATCTATAATGTTATCGATGAGATTGAAACAGCGATGAAAGGTATGTTAGACCCTGAGTATGTTGAAGAAATTACTGGTCAAGTTGTGGTTCGTGAAACATATACAGTATCTAAATTAGGTACAATTGCTGGTTCTTATGTATTGGACGGTATGATTCAACGTAATAGTAAAGTTCGTATTATTCGTGATAATATTGTGATTTATGACGGTGAATTAGCGAGCTTGAAACGCTTTAAAGATGATGCTAAAGAAGTAACTAAAGGTTTCGAATGTGGTATCATGATTGAGAACTATAATGATATTAAAGTTGATGATATTATCGAGCCATATCGTATGGTAGAAGTAAAACGTGTTTAAACATAAATAAACATGGTGTGAGTGAGGCTGTTCTGGCTTGAATCACTGGAACAAAAAGCACAGGAGTGCGTTAAGCACTATGAGCATTTTTGCGAAGTAGACGTCATGCCGAACGAACCGGAATGGAACATGGTGTGACAACGAGTGCTTTGAAATGAACCACTGAAGAAAAGCAACTGCGTGTGTAGGACGCAAAAAAGTGGCTTTTTAAGGGGAGTCATTTCAGAAAGTTGGGAATAGGAGGACATTAAAATGGCAAATTATCGTCATGGACGTGTACGACAAGAAATTATGCGTGAAGTGAATCGTATTTTGATGCGAGAAATTAAAGACCCACGTATCGAAGGTGTGACGATTACTGATGTGGAGTTGACTGGCGATTTGCAACAAGCAACGATTTTTTACAGTACTCTATCCGATAAAGCTGGTGCTAGACAGAAAACGCAAGCAGGTTTAGAGGCTGTAAAAGGAAAAGTTCGCAGTGAATTAGGAAAAGCAATTCAATTATACAAAGTGCCAGAACTGACATTTGAACGTGATTCATCGATTGATTATGGAAATCGTATTGATGCGTTATTGAATCAATTGAATACATCAAAAGCAGAAGAAGTAGAAGAAACGGAAGACACATTCGAAGAAGAGTAAGACTACATTTTCTGTTCAGTGAAGAGCATTCGTTAAATCAAGTATGATTTGCGAATGCTTTTTCGTATTGGCTATGTCAAAGTGTATAATGTCGTACTATCAGTATGGTATAACTGTTAGGTGCTTAAATCATGGGAGTATGCTATAATTAATCAAGAAAAATTCTGATTTTATAACGTGATGTCATATGGTAGAAATGGAGAAGATAAGATGAGAGTATTGCATATTATGAGTGGTTTTGGTGGGGGGATTTCATCATTCATTCAAAATAAAGCGATTGGCTTACTAGATAGCGATATTATTTTTGATGTTGCCACTTATGATGAAGTGTCACCTGCATTTAGAAACAGTATTGAGCAAATGGGAGGGACGATTTATCCTTTAATCAATCCTAAAAAAGAATCTTGGAATGCTTTTGTGCAGTCTTTCGATACTATTTTTCATCAACATCACTATGATGTGGTGCATTGCCATATTGTAGGGTATCGTGCCATTGCGTATTATGCCATTGCTAAGAAATATGTGTCTCGCTTTTATATTCATGCACATGATACTCGTCCAATGACGCAAACTGGATTGAAAAATCACTTACTTCACTGGTTTAATCGTCGCTTAAATCATTACATGAGTGATGTGGCACTAGGTTGTGGAGATTTAGCTATTCAATCTCATTATGGTTTGGTCAACAAAAATCATGCTATGGTATTGACCAATAGTATTGAAGATGAGCGTTTCCTAATGGACGATGACCAACGCTTAACGCTGCGACAAGCATTGCGTGAGCAATATCACATCAATGATTCGACAGTGGTAATTGGTCAAGTAGGACGTTTAGAAAAAGTGAAAAATCTATCCTTTACCTTAAATTTAGCTCGTTATATTAAAGAGCAAGATTTACCAGCAAAAATTTTTCTAGTGGGTAATGGGGCATTAAAAGAATCTATTCAGACTACTATTGAACAAGAACAATTGCAGTCAGTTATTGAGTTGTTAGGACGGCACAATCAAATTGAGCAGCTCTTACCATTATTCGATGTTTTATTATTGCCGTCATTTGCTGAGGGATTACCAACGATTGCTGTTGAGGGACAGGCATTAGGTGTGCCAATTTTAACGAGTGATAATGTCACAACCGAAGCTGATTTTGGGTTGGGAATGTTTCAACAACTCTCACTCGATGAAAAAATGAATGCTTGGTATGTAGCACTTGAAGCACTAGCTCATGAACCTGTACCAGTATTGTCAAGACGCCTAGAAGTGTTAAAAGGTGTTAAATTTACCGAAGCAGCGTCAGCTGAATTATATCAAGAGTTTTTACTGGGCGAGATAAATCATTATCATATTAACCCACATAGTTAGGAGTCAATAATGAAACATTTTTTAAAACGCTTATTAGGTTTCAGCATGGGACCGATATTTGGTGCGATTATTTCATTTATCCAAGTGCCAATATTAAGTTATTTTTTAGCTGAAGCAGAATATGGTCGTGCGAGTTTATTTCAAACCTTAATGGTGACTTTACCGAATTATATTTACATCGGTTTGGATCAAGCCTATACACGTGAGTATCAGCAACATAAAAATAAACGTGAATTGTTACAACAAGCTGCGTTATTACCGATGATTGTGGGGCTATTATTATTCATTCTGATGTTATTTTTCAGTGGTGATTTATCTTTATGGTTATTTGATAATCGTGAGTATTATTATATTGTTTGGTACGGTGGTATTTGGGTATTATCGACGATTTTGGAACGCTTTTTCTTATTAGCCATTCGTATGGAAGAAAAAGCCTTTGAGTTTTCTTCTTTTTCCATGTTGTTAAAAATAAATGTTTTCCTACTATCCATGTTTTACATTTTAATCGGTTGGCGTGACTTTAAAGTCATTGTCTATGGTCTGATTTTCGGACAATTATTAGGTGATTTAGTTTTATATGTCCGTTACCGTAATTATTTTGATGTTTCAGATTTTAAAATTGATTGGTCATTAATCAAGCAAATGTTAAAATTTGGATTACCGATTATGGTGGCAGTTTCTTTAACTAATTCACTTTCTGCTGTCGATAATATTTTCTTAAAGCAATTTCGGACTTTGGAAGAAGTCGCTATTTATTCAGTGGCTGCTAAAGTGATGATGGTAATCGGTGTAATTAAAGGTTCCTTTACTAGTTTTTGGGTACCGACTGCTTACCGTTGGTATGAAGAAAAGAAAGAAATGCGATATTTTCAGTATATTAGTGAGGCAGTGCTCTTTATATTAACAGGTGTATTTTTTGGATTATTATTATTTAAAGGTGTTGTTGTGATGTTATTTGCAGAACGCTATCAAAATATCCAATATATTCTTGGCTTAATGGCATTTCCGCAAATTATGTATACTTTATCGGAAACTACCAATTTAGGCATTGTATTTTCACGGAAAACACATTTTAATATTTTAGTAAGTATTGCGTCTTTTGTTCCGAGTGTGGTATTGAACTATTTATTGACACCTAGCTTTGGTTATAAGGGGGCAGCCGTAGCATCGTTTGCTGCCTATACGATGTTCTATTTTTCAAGAACTTATTTCTCGAATAAAATGGGGTTTAAGTTTCCACAATTAAAGGCAACATTATCTATTTTAATTATGGCATTTGCAGCTTTATTGAATTTACTGGATTTACCGTTTATTGAACTCTATACTTTATTATTAGGTTTAGTGGCTCTAGTCGTTCAATGGAGTACCGTTCGAAAAACATTGGATATACGAAAAAATAGCTCACAATGGGACTTTACTTAAGCGAAAGGAGTCAGCATGTTTTATTATTTATTAATGCTTGTAATGAGTGTTTTTTTAGGAACAAAATTATTTGCGATTCCGACACCTGTTGCTCAATTAACACTTTATCGATTGTTAGTTTTTATGGTTCCGTTAATTTTAGCACAGCAATATTTTCGTAAACAAGATTCGGTTAAGCTATTAGCTAAATCGGATGCAACACGTGCGTGGTTGATGTACTTATTTTGGTGGTTTATAGGTGTCGTTTCTGTTATTTGGGTTAAAGACATAAAACTTTGGTTCCAAGCTGTATTTTTATTAAGTATCGGTGTATTCGTTATTACGGCATTGTATCTATGGTTAAATAAATTAGAAGATTGGTACCGGATTATTTATGGTGTCTGGGTGATGATGTGCTTTCAAATTTTATGGGGATACTATGAAATTATTACCGGAAATTATTTATTTGCTGATTTGGCAAAATTAGATAAATACCGAACCTTTAATTCGCAACCGATGACACGGATTCCGATTACTTATTTTGCAAATCAAAATGATTATGCAACGTTTTTATTAGCGAGTTTGTCCATTATGTTAATTTGTTATCATCGTGCTCAAAATATATGGCTACGCTTGACTATTTTATTGAGTGGTGTGGCGAGTAGTTATTTAATTTATCGTTCAGGTTCTCGTATGGCGTTATTGATGCTAGGAGTTTTTATTATTTTATTAGTCCTATTTCAGTTTAAAATTACTTTTAACCGAAAAATTATCACAACTGGATTGATTACTGGAATAGTTGGGCTAATTACAATATTTATTATCAAACCAGCTTTATGGCATAAACTATTGACAATGTTATTATCAACGCAATCTGGTGCGATTACCGGTGACAGTGCTCGAGTTAATTTATATAAAAATGGCTTAATTTTTATTGGTGAAACATTCGGTCGAGGTGTTGGAGCAGGTAATGTGGAATATTGGATGGGGAACTTTACGTATTATTCAGTAGGTAGTTTAGTCAATATTCACAATTGGTGGCTTGAAATATTGGTGGGCTACGGCATTTTCGTATTTGCTAGCTATTTAGTCGTGTATATTTTATTAATACGACGCTTGTTTATTATGACAAAATATAGTTCACAGCGAGAGCAATATACAGCTCGTGCCTTGTTAATTTTCATGCTAATTTTTATTTTTTCAAGTATTACGAGTGCATCGAATATGTTGATTGAGTGGCATTGGTGTATATTTGCCTTATTAATTAGCTATATTAAAATACACGAGTCAATTAATAGAAATAGAGTATGAACGAGCATTTTATGGAACCAAGATAAAGGAGAAAAGAAATGAGTATAGTAACAATGATTTCAGAATTTACACGATTTTTAAAAGATTACTTGGTAAAAATCGTTATTGGTGCAGTACTAATCAGTATTGCGTGCATGGGATTTAAATATTTTGATGAAAGTATGACATCTGATGATTCAGCTGCTTATCAATCGTTAAAAACACGTTATGAACAAGAACCTGCTGAAGTCCAATTTATCGTATCAAAAGAAGACGGAACTTTTTTCAATAATGGGTTTGTATTTGATGAGTATTTTAGTTTACCTGAAATTATTTCAGCAGTAGAAAAAGAAACAGGAATTGAGTTTCATCAGTTTAAGGAAGATGAAACAACATTGGAATTTGAAAAAACTTCGATTTTTCGTGGGGGTCTAAGTGCTTGGCGTAATCCGTCAACTGATGTAATTACATTACGGATACTGGTTGGAAAGACAGCTGAAGAAAATTTAGCGATTGCTCAAGCCTATCAAAAAATATTAACAATGGGTAATATTCCATTTTTACAAAAAAATGAGATTACGATTATTTCAGAAGCTGCGATTGGTGAACAATTATCAGCGGCGATGTTTCCATATTTGACAACGCTAGATAGCTTAAAAGCAGTGAATACTTTAAATAAACGTTCATTGATTATTATTGGGGTAGCGGGTTTTATTGCTGGAGCTATTTTAGTTGCAGGGGCAATCTTCTTATTACGCTTATTTCAAACGAAAATTACTTATGCCTTTGATTATTCATGGGCAATGGAAGATACTCATTTATTATATAAGCAAGAAAAGAGCGATAATTTAGTTTTACAAGATATGATTCAAACACCGCAATTAGCACATCGTTATGTGGTTTCGCAAATGGAATCAGAAACAGTTTTACCGACAGAAGTGGATTGTGTCACACGTGTGCAAGATATTACAGTACCAGTTGAAGAAATCGTACTCGTACTTTACGCTAATCAATCAGATAAGGCTTGGTTTAATGCACAATATACTTTAGCGAAACTATATAAAGTACCTGTGAAAATTATTCATATCATTTAAAGAGAGTGGGAAGTCGAATGAATGAACAATTGGTATCGATTATTACGCCAGTCTACAATGCTGAGCGTTTTCTCGAAGCAATGATTGAAAGTATTGTGAATCAAACCTATCAAGAATGGGAATTAATCTTAGTTGATGATAAGAGCCAAGATGATAGTGTTCAAATTATGGAAAAATGGCAAGAAATAGATAGTCGTATTCGCTACATTGAATTGGAGGAAAATAGTGGGGCTGCAGTTGCACGAAATCGTGGTATGGCAGCTGCTAGAGGTCGCTGGATTGCTTTTATTGATAGTGATGATTTTTGGACGCCAGATAAATTATCATTTCAACTCTCTTTTATGCAAATGACGAAAGCTGCTTTTACTTATACGGATTTTGCATTAGTTGACGAAAATGGCAATGTCATTAAGCCGCAAGTCTATGTACCTGACCGTTTGGATTATAATGGATTGCTAAAAAACACTGCGATAGCCTGTTCGACAGTAATTATCGACCAATCGGTTGTTGGGCCATTTCGTATGCCGTTAGTACGCAAAGGACAGGATACTGCAACTTGGTTAATGCTAATGCGTGAACATGGTATTACCGCTTATGCTGTTCCTAAAGTATTAAATTACTATCGTCAAGTGCAAGGTTCAGTGTCAAGTAATCGTGTGGCAGCATTAAAACGCACATGGCATACTTATCGTTATTTGGAACAATTACCATTACCTAAAGCGATGTATTACTTTGCATCGTATGTCCTAAATGCGATAAAAAGACGCTTATAATATTGACATTTTAACAGATTATCCGTTAAAATATGGCATAAAGGTCATATCGTATTACACTAACAGAGAAATATTGATAGGTGAAACAATATTGCGTAATAAGATGCTCCCTTTAGGTTTTCTACTTGAAAAAGTAGCGTGTTATCTGCGTTATCAGATTATTGAAGAAATAATGATGAGTCGTTATAAGTAAGGTGGTACCGCGATGAAACGCCCTTACATATAAGGACTCTTTTTATATAAAAACCTAGTGTGAGAGAGGGCGTTTTGCCTCGAATCACTGGAGCAAAATACCGACGTGCATGAAATGCACAGAGGGATTTTGTGAAGTGGATGTCATTTCAGTTCCTTGGAGCCGGAATAAACCTAGTGTGAGAGAGGGCGTTGAGATAGCCCGAACGAACTGTAAAATATTGGAGGGAACTATGAAAAAATTAACGAGTGCTCAAATTCGTCAAATGTATTTAGATTTCTTTAGTGAAAAAGGTCATGAAATTAGACCGAGTGTGTCATTAATTCCAGTTAATGACCCGACTTTATTATGGATTAACTCAGGTGTTGCGACTTTAAAACGTTATTTTGACGGAACAGAAATTCCTGAAAATCCAAGAATCGCTAACTCACAAAAATGTATCCGTACAAATGATATTGAAAACGTAGGATATACTGCTCGTCACCATACCTTATTTGAAATGTTAGGAAATTGGTCAATTGGTGATTACTTTAAACATGAAGCAATCGCTATGGCATGGGAATTTTTAACAAGTGAACGTTGGATGGCATTTGACCCAGAAAAATTATATGTCACTTACTATCCAGAAGATACAGAAACTCCTGAAATTTGGAAACAACAATCTAATTTCATCGCTGACCATTTAGTGCCAGTGGCAGACAACTTTTGGGATATTGGGGCTGGTCCATGTGGTCCAGATACAGAAATTTTCTATGACCGTGGTGAAGCATATAGTAATTTAGCTGAAGATGACCCAGAAAATTATCCTGGTGGCGAAAATGAACGTTGGTTGGAAATTTGGAACTTAGTATTTTCTGAATTTAACCATTTACCAGATGATACTTATGAACCATTACCGAATCAAAACGTCGATACGGGTATGGGATTAGAGCGTATGGCATCTATTTTACAAGATGCACCGACAAACTTTGAGACAGACTTATTTATTCCAATTATTGAATCAATTCAAGCCTTAACAAATGGGATTGAATATGCTACTGCTGGGGATAAGAAAGTAAGTTTTAAAGTGATTGCTGACCATATTCGTGCTGTATCTTTTGCGATTAGTGACGGAGCATTACCGTCAAATGAGGGTCGTGGCTATATTATTCGTCGCTTAATTCGTCGCAGTGTGATGCATGGACGTAAATTAGGTATTACTCGCACATTCTTATCAGAATTAGTTCCAGTTATCGTAGATATTATGGGTGCGTACTATCAAGAATTAAGTCAAAATGTCGCATTTGTTCAAAAAGTGATTTTAAATGAAGAAGAACGTTTCCACGAAACAATTGAAGAGGGCGAAAAACATTTATTATCATTATTGGAGCAAGCAAAAGTGGAAAATGTGAATCATGTGAGCGGTTCGCAAGCATTCCAATTGTATGATACATTTGGTTTCCCATTAGAATTGACGGAAGAAATGGCAAGTGAACAAGGCTTTACTGTTGATAAAGACGGATTTGAAGTGGAAATGCAAGCACAACGTGACCGTGCTAGAGCAGCTCGTACACGTGAAGAAAGCATGAATGTCCAAACTGATGTGTTTCATCATATTACATCTGACTTTGAATTTGTGGGACATGAATTATTGTCAACGAATGCAACGATTAAAGCTATTGTATTAGATAATGAACGAGTTGAGCGTGTTCCAGCTAATTCTCAAGCATGGGTTATTTTCAATCGCAGTCCATTCTATGCTGAAATGGGTGGTCAGATTGCTGATACCGGTCTTATCTTTGACGGTGAAGAAATTTTAGCTGAAGTACAAAATGTTAAAAAAGCACCAAATGGTCAATTTATGCACCTAGTTCGTACAAAAGAATTACCATTGTCGGTGGAACAATCGTATACTTTAGCCGTTAATCGTCAAGACCGTATTCGCACGAACCAAAACCATACGGCGACACACTTATTGCATAAAGCATTAAAATCAGTGTTAGGTGAACATGCAAATCAAGCTGGTTCTTATGTTGGACCAGACCGTCTACGTTTTGACTTCTCTCATTTTGGTAAAGTAACAGATGAAGAATTAGTAGCGATTGAACAAAAAGTGAATGCATTGATTCAAGAAGCGATTGATGTAGATATTCAAGAAATGCCGATTGATGATGCGAAAGCAATGGGTGCAATGGCACTCTTCGGTGAAAAATATGGCGATGTAGTGCGTGTTGTTAATATTGGTTATCAATCAATTGAATTATGTGGTGGAACACATGTTTCAAATACACAAGAAATCGGTACATTTAAACTGTTATCAGAGTCAGGTATCGGGGCTGGTATTCGCCGTATTGAAGCTGTTACAGGAGCACAAGCGATTGCTTATTATCAATCACAAGAGCAATTATTGAAACAAATTCAAGAGCAATTAAAAGTAGCTCAAACAGACCAATTATTGCACCGTATTGAGCAATTACAAGTGGAATTAAAAGAATCACTTCAAAAAGTAGAATCATTAAATGCGAAGATGTTATTACAAGATGCTGAAAATCTCTTTAGAGATGTGGTAATGTTGGATAATGTCAAAGTAGTTAAAACAGTTCTACAAGGTCAAGATATGGATTCAATGCGTCAATTAGGTGATGTATGGCGTCAAAAAGCTGTATCAGACATTTTAGTGCTTGTTTCAACGGTTGCTGAAGATAAAGTGAATTTAATGGTATTTGTTGCTGATGAGGCAGTGAAAAATGGCATTAAAGCTGGTGATTTAATTAAACCATTAGCAAAAGTTATCGGTGGTGGCGGTGGTGGCCGACCACAAATGGCTCAAGCTGGAGGTAAGTTAGCATCTGAAGTCCCGACATTATTAGACCAAGCTGGCGACATTATCGCGAGTGTTATCGGCTAAATAATTCAGTTAAAGGAGTAGCGTGTATACGTTAACTCCTTTAAATTTTTTGTACTTTTGGCATAGATAGTGTATAATGAAAGCAAATGAGAGAAAGGGTGAGGAACATGCAATCACTAGACGAAACAATTATGTTTAAACTAGATGATTTAAATAAAAAGACAGTTCGTGAAACGCTTGAATTAGTATTTGCAGCGTTAGAAGAAAAAGGCTATGATCCAATTAATCAAATTGTCGGTTATTTATTATCAGGAGATCCAGCATATATTCCACGTCATCAAGATGCACGTAATTTAATTCGTCGTCATGAACGTGATGAAATCTTAGAAAAAGTGTTAACTTATTTCTTAACTCATCAAGATAGTGAATAAATGAGTCAATATAAACGAATAATGGGCTTAGATGTGGGCAGCCATACCGTAGGTGTTGCAGTCAGTGACTTACTCGGTTGGACAGCTCAAGGTGTTGAAACCATTCGCATTGATGAAGCACAAGGAAATTTCGGCTTTGAGCGTTTATGTACACTAATTGATGAATATGCTGTTAGTACAGTAGTCATAGGGTTACCTAAAAATATGAATAATACGATTGGCCCACGTGCCGAAGCAAGCCAAGCTTATGGCGACAAATTATTAGCCTTAAAGCCAGAGTTAACAATTGTCTATCAAGATGAGCGTTTAACAACATCACAGGCTGAACGCATGTTAATCAATGAGGGAAATGTGTCACGTAAAAAACGCAAACAAGTCATTGATAAATTGGCAGCTGTTATTATTTTGCAGCACTATCTCGATGCGAATAATCGCTAAAAATACAAGAAAGAGGTCATAATATGACAGAACATCATCACGAACACGCACAAGAATTTATTACCATTGTCGATGAAGAGGGTAATGAATCATTATATGAAATTTTATTTACTTTTGAATCAGAAGATTTTGGAAAGAGCTATGTATTAGTCTATCCAGCTGGAGCTCATGATGACGAAGATGTTGAATTACAAGCATTTTCTTATGTTGAAAATGAGTCAGGTGACGCAGGCTCACTTGATCCAATTGAAACAGAAGCTGAATGGGATATGATTGAA contains:
- a CDS encoding DUF1292 domain-containing protein codes for the protein MTEHHHEHAQEFITIVDEEGNESLYEILFTFESEDFGKSYVLVYPAGAHDDEDVELQAFSYVENESGDAGSLDPIETEAEWDMIEEVLNTFLADEEE
- the rbfA gene encoding 30S ribosome-binding factor RbfA yields the protein MANYRHGRVRQEIMREVNRILMREIKDPRIEGVTITDVELTGDLQQATIFYSTLSDKAGARQKTQAGLEAVKGKVRSELGKAIQLYKVPELTFERDSSIDYGNRIDALLNQLNTSKAEEVEETEDTFEEE
- a CDS encoding O-antigen ligase family protein — protein: MFYYLLMLVMSVFLGTKLFAIPTPVAQLTLYRLLVFMVPLILAQQYFRKQDSVKLLAKSDATRAWLMYLFWWFIGVVSVIWVKDIKLWFQAVFLLSIGVFVITALYLWLNKLEDWYRIIYGVWVMMCFQILWGYYEIITGNYLFADLAKLDKYRTFNSQPMTRIPITYFANQNDYATFLLASLSIMLICYHRAQNIWLRLTILLSGVASSYLIYRSGSRMALLMLGVFIILLVLFQFKITFNRKIITTGLITGIVGLITIFIIKPALWHKLLTMLLSTQSGAITGDSARVNLYKNGLIFIGETFGRGVGAGNVEYWMGNFTYYSVGSLVNIHNWWLEILVGYGIFVFASYLVVYILLIRRLFIMTKYSSQREQYTARALLIFMLIFIFSSITSASNMLIEWHWCIFALLISYIKIHESINRNRV
- the alaS gene encoding alanine--tRNA ligase, giving the protein MKKLTSAQIRQMYLDFFSEKGHEIRPSVSLIPVNDPTLLWINSGVATLKRYFDGTEIPENPRIANSQKCIRTNDIENVGYTARHHTLFEMLGNWSIGDYFKHEAIAMAWEFLTSERWMAFDPEKLYVTYYPEDTETPEIWKQQSNFIADHLVPVADNFWDIGAGPCGPDTEIFYDRGEAYSNLAEDDPENYPGGENERWLEIWNLVFSEFNHLPDDTYEPLPNQNVDTGMGLERMASILQDAPTNFETDLFIPIIESIQALTNGIEYATAGDKKVSFKVIADHIRAVSFAISDGALPSNEGRGYIIRRLIRRSVMHGRKLGITRTFLSELVPVIVDIMGAYYQELSQNVAFVQKVILNEEERFHETIEEGEKHLLSLLEQAKVENVNHVSGSQAFQLYDTFGFPLELTEEMASEQGFTVDKDGFEVEMQAQRDRARAARTREESMNVQTDVFHHITSDFEFVGHELLSTNATIKAIVLDNERVERVPANSQAWVIFNRSPFYAEMGGQIADTGLIFDGEEILAEVQNVKKAPNGQFMHLVRTKELPLSVEQSYTLAVNRQDRIRTNQNHTATHLLHKALKSVLGEHANQAGSYVGPDRLRFDFSHFGKVTDEELVAIEQKVNALIQEAIDVDIQEMPIDDAKAMGAMALFGEKYGDVVRVVNIGYQSIELCGGTHVSNTQEIGTFKLLSESGIGAGIRRIEAVTGAQAIAYYQSQEQLLKQIQEQLKVAQTDQLLHRIEQLQVELKESLQKVESLNAKMLLQDAENLFRDVVMLDNVKVVKTVLQGQDMDSMRQLGDVWRQKAVSDILVLVSTVAEDKVNLMVFVADEAVKNGIKAGDLIKPLAKVIGGGGGGRPQMAQAGGKLASEVPTLLDQAGDIIASVIG
- a CDS encoding glycosyltransferase, with product MRVLHIMSGFGGGISSFIQNKAIGLLDSDIIFDVATYDEVSPAFRNSIEQMGGTIYPLINPKKESWNAFVQSFDTIFHQHHYDVVHCHIVGYRAIAYYAIAKKYVSRFYIHAHDTRPMTQTGLKNHLLHWFNRRLNHYMSDVALGCGDLAIQSHYGLVNKNHAMVLTNSIEDERFLMDDDQRLTLRQALREQYHINDSTVVIGQVGRLEKVKNLSFTLNLARYIKEQDLPAKIFLVGNGALKESIQTTIEQEQLQSVIELLGRHNQIEQLLPLFDVLLLPSFAEGLPTIAVEGQALGVPILTSDNVTTEADFGLGMFQQLSLDEKMNAWYVALEALAHEPVPVLSRRLEVLKGVKFTEAASAELYQEFLLGEINHYHINPHS
- a CDS encoding oligosaccharide flippase family protein encodes the protein MKHFLKRLLGFSMGPIFGAIISFIQVPILSYFLAEAEYGRASLFQTLMVTLPNYIYIGLDQAYTREYQQHKNKRELLQQAALLPMIVGLLLFILMLFFSGDLSLWLFDNREYYYIVWYGGIWVLSTILERFFLLAIRMEEKAFEFSSFSMLLKINVFLLSMFYILIGWRDFKVIVYGLIFGQLLGDLVLYVRYRNYFDVSDFKIDWSLIKQMLKFGLPIMVAVSLTNSLSAVDNIFLKQFRTLEEVAIYSVAAKVMMVIGVIKGSFTSFWVPTAYRWYEEKKEMRYFQYISEAVLFILTGVFFGLLLFKGVVVMLFAERYQNIQYILGLMAFPQIMYTLSETTNLGIVFSRKTHFNILVSIASFVPSVVLNYLLTPSFGYKGAAVASFAAYTMFYFSRTYFSNKMGFKFPQLKATLSILIMAFAALLNLLDLPFIELYTLLLGLVALVVQWSTVRKTLDIRKNSSQWDFT
- the ruvX gene encoding Holliday junction resolvase RuvX gives rise to the protein MSQYKRIMGLDVGSHTVGVAVSDLLGWTAQGVETIRIDEAQGNFGFERLCTLIDEYAVSTVVIGLPKNMNNTIGPRAEASQAYGDKLLALKPELTIVYQDERLTTSQAERMLINEGNVSRKKRKQVIDKLAAVIILQHYLDANNR
- a CDS encoding IreB family regulatory phosphoprotein; protein product: MQSLDETIMFKLDDLNKKTVRETLELVFAALEEKGYDPINQIVGYLLSGDPAYIPRHQDARNLIRRHERDEILEKVLTYFLTHQDSE
- a CDS encoding glycosyltransferase family 2 protein produces the protein MNEQLVSIITPVYNAERFLEAMIESIVNQTYQEWELILVDDKSQDDSVQIMEKWQEIDSRIRYIELEENSGAAVARNRGMAAARGRWIAFIDSDDFWTPDKLSFQLSFMQMTKAAFTYTDFALVDENGNVIKPQVYVPDRLDYNGLLKNTAIACSTVIIDQSVVGPFRMPLVRKGQDTATWLMLMREHGITAYAVPKVLNYYRQVQGSVSSNRVAALKRTWHTYRYLEQLPLPKAMYYFASYVLNAIKRRL